The following are encoded together in the Glycine max cultivar Williams 82 chromosome 8, Glycine_max_v4.0, whole genome shotgun sequence genome:
- the LOC100790484 gene encoding TOM1-like protein 5, giving the protein MAALVNAATSEKLAETDWMKNIEICELVAHDQRQARDVIKAIKKRLGNKNPNIQLYAVVLLEMLMNNIGDLVHQLVIDTGIIPILVKIVKKKSDLPVRERIFLLLDATQTSLGGASGKFPQYYNAYYDLVSAGVQFPQRDQVTQPSRPHSQLNGINYVQNREQAPPRHQQAESQTVPESSIIQKASNALEVLKEVLDAINAQHPQAARDEFTLDLVEQCSFQKQRVMHLVMASRDESIVSRAIELNEQLQKVLARHDSLLSGRPTTIANHLECEEAEEEEEPEQLFRRLSKGKACARPEDEERESEFPHLGLLEERLNWPLIRPISLEPSREANTYPAPAVMPPHMAIPPPPSKHIERERYFQENKKDGATLAGHLRGLSLHSHNGSSSHSGSFDFSD; this is encoded by the exons ATGGCAGCTCTGGTCAACGCTGCAACAAGTGAGAAACTGGCTGAAACTGATTGgatgaaaaatattgaaatctgTGAATTAGTAGCTCATGATCAAAG GCAAGCTAGAGATGTTATTAAAGCTATAAAAAAGAGGCTGGGTAACAAGAATCCTAACATTCAACTTTATGCAGTTGTG TTGCTGGAAATGTTGATGAACAATATTGGAGATCTTGTTCACCAGCTGGTGATTGATACAGGAATTATTCCTATTCTTGTGAAAATTGTGAAGAAAAAA TCAGATTTGCCTGTAAGGGAGCGGATATTTCTCCTACTAGATGCCACACAAACATCCCTAGGTGGCGCTTCTGGAAAGTTTCCACAATATTATAATGCATATTATGATTTGGTG AGTGCTGGAGTGCAGTTTCCTCAAAGGGATCAAGTGACTCAACCAAGTCGTCCTCATTCACAACTTAATGGGATTAACTATGTACAAAACAGGGAGCAGGCCCCGCCTAGACATCAGCAAGCAGAATCCCAAACTGTTCCTGAATCTAG CATTATTCAAAAGGCTAGTAATGCATTAGAAGTTTTAAAAGAAGTCCTTGATGCTATTAATGCCCAGCATCCTCAG gcTGCAAGAGATGAATTCACCCTTGACCTTGTTGAACAATGTTCATTTCAGAAGCAAAGGGTAATGCATCTTGTGATGGCTTCTCG agatgaGAGTATAGTTTCTCGAGCAATAGAATTAAACGAGCAACTTCAGAAAGTTCTTGCAAGACATGATAGCCTTCTTTCGGGCAGACCCACAACAATAGCTAATCATTTGGAGTGTGAAGAAgcagaggaggaagaagaaccaGAACAGTTATTCCGGCG ATTAAGCAAAGGAAAGGCTTGTGCAAGGCCTGAAGATGAAGAAAGAGAATCTGAGTTTCCTCACTTGGGTTTGCTTGAAGAGAGACTCAACTGGCCGTTAATAAGACCGATATCTTTGGAGCCATCTCGAGAAGCTAATACTTATCCTGCGCCTGCTGTGATGCCTCCTCACATGGCAATTCCACCACCGCCTTCAAAGCACATTGAGAGGGAGAgatattttcaagaaaataaaaaggatggtGCTACTTTAGCTGGCCACTTGAGAGGCCTCTCCTTACATAGTCACAATGGCAGCAGCTCTCACAGTGGAAGCTTTGATTTTAGTGATTGA
- the LOC100775182 gene encoding alcohol dehydrogenase: MASAMFRRNIITHYSKFASSLSSLPRHSSIYNPLSMSVSSFHSESVGGGGGLPSSMRGAVYWEPNKPLTIEEFHMPRPKAGEVLIKTKACGVCHSDLHVMKGEIPFTSPCVVGHEITGEVVEHGALTDSKTIERLPVGSRVVGAFIMPCGNCSYCSKGHDDLCEAFFAYNRAKGTLYDGETRLFFRNSGKPAYMYSMGGLAEYCVVPANGVSVLPDSLPYTESAILGCAVFTAYGAMAHAAQVRPGDSVAVIGTGGVGSSCLQIARAFGASDIIAVDVRDEKLQKAKTFGATHTVNSAKEDPIEKILEITGGKGVDVAVEALGKPQTFAQCTQSVKDGGKAVMIGLAQAGSLGEVDINRLVRRKIQVIGSYGGRARQDLPKLIRLAETGIFNLGHAVSRTYTFEEAGKAFQDLNEGKIVGRAVIEII, translated from the exons ATGGCATCAGCAATGTTTCGTAGGAACATCATCACCCACTACTCCAAGTTTGCTTCTTCTTTGTCTTCGTTGCCTCGCCATTCCTCAATCTACAACCCTCTCTCTATGTCTGTTTCTTCATTTCATAGCGAAagtgttggtggtggtggtgggttGCCATCTTCCATGCGTGGAGCTGTGTATTGGGAACCGAACAAGCCGCTAACCATCGAGGAATTTCACATGCCTCGCCCCAAGGCCGGTGAAGTTCTCATCAAAACAAAGG CCTGTGGAGTATGCCACTCTGATCTACATGTTATGAAAGGTGAAATTCCGTTTACCAGTCCTTGTGTTGTGGGGCATGAGATTACCGGTGAGGTTGTTGAACATGGAGCACTCACTGACAGCAAAACCATAGAAAG GCTTCCAGTTGGATCTCGAGTTGTTGGGGCCTTCATCATGCCTTGTGGCAACTGCTCCTACTGTTCAAAG GGCCATGATGATCTATGTGAAGCTTTCTTTGCCTATAACCGGGCAAAAGGAACCCTCTATGATGGTGAAACTCGACTCTTTTTTCGAAACAGTG GAAAACCAGCATACATGTATAGTATGGGAGGGCTTGCTGAATACTGTGTTGTGCCAGCAAATGGAGTGTCTGTGTTACCAGACTCATTGCCATATACAGAGTCTGCAATTCTAGGATGTGCTGTTTTTACTGCTTACGGCGCTATGGCTCATGCAGCTCAAGTGCGTCCTGGTGATTCTGTTGCTGTTATTGGAACTGGAGGTGTTGGTTCTAg TTGTTTACAGATAGCTAGAGCCTTTGGTGCCTCAGATATAATTGCTGTGGATGTACGGGATGAAAAGCTACAGAAAGCAAAGACATTTGGTGCTACTCACACTGTAAATTCAGCAAAGGAAGATCCCATTGAAAAGATACTT GAAATTACTGGTGGAAAGGGTGTTGATGTTGCTGTGGAAGCCTTGGGGAAACCACAGACATTTGCTCAATGTACACAAAGTGTGAAGGATGGGGGAAAAGCTGTGATGATTGGACTGGCACAAGCTGGTTCTTTAGGAGAGGTGGATATAAATCGGCTTGTTCGCAGAAAG ATACAAGTTATTGGCTCCTATGGGGGCAGGGCAAGGCAAGATCTTCCAAAGTTAATTAGACTGGCAGAAACAGGTATCTTCAATCTTGGCCATGCTGTTTCAAGAACATACACTTTTGAGGAGGCGGGAAAAGCATTCCAAGATCTCAATGAAGGAAAAATTGTCGGTCGAGCTGTGATTGAGATAATATAG